A region of Streptomyces deccanensis DNA encodes the following proteins:
- a CDS encoding phosphoribosyltransferase: MPSVPPVRENLTYEAFGTAVRELAQTIADDGYEPDIVLSIARGGVFVAGGLAYALDCKNIHLVNVEFYTGVNTTLDMPVMLAPVPNAIDFSDKKVLITDDVADTGKTLKLVHDFCLDTVAEVRSAVIYEKSHSLVKCEYVWKRTDEWINFPWSVLPPVHRSGEAAKANTEAL; the protein is encoded by the coding sequence ATGCCGAGCGTGCCCCCGGTCCGCGAGAACCTCACCTACGAGGCGTTCGGCACCGCCGTGCGCGAACTCGCGCAGACCATCGCCGACGACGGGTACGAGCCCGACATCGTCCTCAGCATCGCCCGCGGCGGGGTCTTCGTCGCCGGCGGGCTCGCGTACGCCCTCGACTGCAAGAACATCCACCTCGTGAACGTCGAGTTCTACACCGGCGTCAACACGACCCTCGACATGCCCGTCATGCTCGCCCCCGTCCCCAACGCGATCGACTTCTCCGACAAGAAGGTCCTGATCACGGACGACGTCGCCGACACGGGCAAGACGCTCAAGCTCGTCCACGACTTCTGCCTCGACACCGTCGCCGAGGTCCGGTCGGCCGTGATCTATGAGAAGTCCCACTCCCTCGTCAAGTGCGAGTACGTGTGGAAGCGGACCGACGAGTGGATCAACTTCCCGTGGAGCGTTTTGCCTCCGGTCCACAGGTCCGGCGAGGCGGCCAAGGCCAACACGGAAGCGCTCTGA